ATACCGTTCTACTTGACACCAGGATTCGATCGACGTCTTAACATTTTGCAACATGATTAATGAGTAATTCTCATAACACTTTCAATTTATCGTTGCTTATCAAATGGCTTCTTTACCGGTATAGTCCTTCCGCGATGCAGGAAAAATCTGTTTATCTGAATTTTCGCCCCCTCTTTTATTTTTTTCTGAAAGGAATCAGCGGACTTTATATTTTATTACTCCGCCTGACCATGCATGTTAATAACGGAGAATGAATCCGATGTTAAACGCCTCCTTTTTTAATTATCACCGCGCTAAAAATTTCGCCATCGTGACACTTCTTGGTTTGACATCTGCTTTTAGCGATGCAGCCCCCGATATTAGTGAGAAAAAGTCAATGCAAAGTTCTGATAATTCCCCGACGCAAGTGAATACCGACATATTGTCTGCTCGCCAGCAAGCGATTATTCCTGTCGCGGCATTCGGTGCGGCAGGCACCATAGACAAACTCAATACCGCGCTGGGCGAAAGCCTGGATGCTGGCCTGACAGTCAATGAAGTAAAAGAGGTTTTGATACAACTCTATGCCTACGCGGGTTTCCCGCGCAGCCTGAATGCGCTTGGCGAGATGATGAAGGTACTGGAAAAACGTAAGCAGCAAGGCATTGAGGATGTTCCGGGTCATGAACCGACCCAGGCTATTCCCGAAGGAAGCGCACTGCTTGAGGCGGGTACCCACAATCAGACACGCTTGTCTGGCGCCCCTGTCCAGGGACCGCTGTTCGACTTTGCACCAACAATCAACCAATACCTCAGAACACATTTATTTGGTGATATTTTTGAGCGGGATAACCTCGACTGGCAAAGCCGTGAATTGGCGACAATAAGCATGTTGTCTGCTCTTCAGGGTGTCGATGCTCAGATACAGGCCCATATGCGAATCGGCATGAATACCGGATTATCCGCAGGCCAGTTACGCCATCTGACCCAGGTATTGGCGGAGCGTGTTGATGAACAATCCGCACAACGCGCACGTGAAGCGCTGGAGAAGCATCTTGCGACGGTTGCAGGAAAATAGAATCGATGCATGATGCCCCATCAAAGAACCAGGCAAGGGCGGCACTCAGTGCCGCATTGCTCGGTTTTTTTATCATCACCCTTGATGCTGTCGTAGTGAATGTCGCACTTCCCACCATCGGACGCGAACTGAAGGCAAGTATTACCGATCTCCAGTGGATCGTGGACAGCTACACCCTCGCGTTTGCCGCACTGCTTCTTTTCGCTGGTTCGCTATGTGATCTTATCGGTGCGCGCATGACCTTTGGTGGCGGACTCTCCCTTTTTGTGCTGGCATCAATAGCCTGCGGGATGGCGAAAAATACCGATACCCTGATTATTTCGCGTTTTGCTCAGGGAATGGGGGCAGCGTTAATTATGCCTGCCACAATGTCGCTTATTCGGCATCACTTCGCTGATGCAGCGCAACGAGGACGTGCCGTTGCCATATGGGCTATGGGCGGCTCCATTGCTTCCACCTCCGGACCGTTAATTGGCGGTGTGCTGACGCAGCTAGACTGGCGATGGATTTTCTTTATCAATATCCCCGTCGGAGTGATTGCCCTGGCATTATTGACACGTATTCCCGCTTCGCCAAAACGCACCGTGCCGTTTGATTTTCTGGGACAGCTGGCTGCCACCCTGTTTATGGGCTCACTGATTTACGGCACCATTGAGTCTGGCCGGCATGATACGGAGGCCTTCTCTATCTGGTTACCTTTTATGCTCACGCTGGTGTCTCTGGTCTTGTTTATTATTGTGCAAAAACGCATCCAGCATCCTATGATTCCTGAGGCGTTAATCGCGTCCGGAAATGTGAAAATTTCCATGCTGGTGGGTTTCACGTTTATGGCGGGGTATTTTGGATTGCCCTTTTTGATGAGCCTCTATCTGCAACAGGACATGGGTCTTAGCGCCGCTCAAACCGGCGTGATTTTCCTGCCCATGATGCTGACAGGACTGGTTATCACGCCTTTCACCGCCCGGCTGGTTCAGCGATTTAATGCGAAAAATTTAATCGTATCCGGACTGGTGTCGATGGCTGCGGGTCTGCTGTTGCTGACGTTGCTCCCCGTCTCGGTGCCAGTGGTGTGGATTTCACTCACGATGATGCTGGTTGGCATCGCGGGTCCTTTGATTGCCCCACCGGTAGCGGCTTTGCTGCTGAATAGTGTCTCGCCCGCA
The window above is part of the Pantoea cypripedii genome. Proteins encoded here:
- a CDS encoding carboxymuconolactone decarboxylase family protein, which produces MQSSDNSPTQVNTDILSARQQAIIPVAAFGAAGTIDKLNTALGESLDAGLTVNEVKEVLIQLYAYAGFPRSLNALGEMMKVLEKRKQQGIEDVPGHEPTQAIPEGSALLEAGTHNQTRLSGAPVQGPLFDFAPTINQYLRTHLFGDIFERDNLDWQSRELATISMLSALQGVDAQIQAHMRIGMNTGLSAGQLRHLTQVLAERVDEQSAQRAREALEKHLATVAGK
- a CDS encoding MFS transporter — encoded protein: MHDAPSKNQARAALSAALLGFFIITLDAVVVNVALPTIGRELKASITDLQWIVDSYTLAFAALLLFAGSLCDLIGARMTFGGGLSLFVLASIACGMAKNTDTLIISRFAQGMGAALIMPATMSLIRHHFADAAQRGRAVAIWAMGGSIASTSGPLIGGVLTQLDWRWIFFINIPVGVIALALLTRIPASPKRTVPFDFLGQLAATLFMGSLIYGTIESGRHDTEAFSIWLPFMLTLVSLVLFIIVQKRIQHPMIPEALIASGNVKISMLVGFTFMAGYFGLPFLMSLYLQQDMGLSAAQTGVIFLPMMLTGLVITPFTARLVQRFNAKNLIVSGLVSMAAGLLLLTLLPVSVPVVWISLTMMLVGIAGPLIAPPVAALLLNSVSPALAGIASGIFNTSRQVGGAMAIAVFGAILAQSPSFIPGFHISLILAACLSLGTAVIALRLHS